In Curtobacterium sp. MCPF17_002, one genomic interval encodes:
- the dnaA gene encoding chromosomal replication initiator protein DnaA: MTMPADPVEDLWSSVLGLLSEDDRVTPQLEGFLHLVEPKGVLAGTLYLEVPNDLTRGMLEQRIRIPITEAVSRIGDDTVANFAITVNPDMASEPRVDPTVASHVPEYAEPVQQPVEQSAAPRQYIEAPFVPRQIDSQGTGGRPESRLNPKYNFDNFVIGSSNRFAHAAAVAVAEAPAKAYNPLFIYGDSGLGKTHLLHAIGHYAESLYPGIRVRYVSSEEFTNDFINSIANNRSNQFQQRYRDIDILLIDDIQFLQGKDSTQEAFFHTFNTLHDHNKQVVITSDVAPKHLTGFEDRMRSRFEWGLITDVQAPELETRIAILRKKAQSDHLQVPDDILEFMASKVSSNIRELEGTLIRVTAFASLNRTAVDMALVQTVLKDLITLDDDNVVAPTDIINHTAEYFKLSVDDLYGSSRSQAIATARQIAMYLCRELTSLSLPKIGQLFGNRDHTTVMYANKKITELMKERRSIYNQVTELTSRIKQDRRYR; this comes from the coding sequence ATGACGATGCCGGCCGACCCCGTCGAGGACCTCTGGTCATCGGTCCTCGGACTCCTCTCCGAGGACGACCGCGTCACCCCGCAGCTGGAGGGCTTCCTCCACCTCGTCGAACCGAAGGGTGTCCTCGCCGGCACCCTCTACCTCGAGGTCCCGAACGACCTCACCCGCGGGATGCTCGAGCAGCGCATCCGGATCCCGATCACCGAGGCCGTCTCCCGGATCGGCGACGACACCGTCGCGAACTTCGCCATCACCGTGAACCCGGACATGGCGTCGGAACCCCGGGTCGACCCGACCGTCGCGTCGCACGTCCCCGAGTACGCCGAACCCGTGCAGCAGCCGGTCGAGCAGAGCGCTGCACCGCGGCAGTACATCGAGGCGCCGTTCGTCCCGCGCCAGATCGACTCCCAGGGAACAGGCGGCCGCCCCGAGTCGCGCCTCAACCCGAAGTACAACTTCGACAACTTCGTCATCGGTTCCTCGAACCGGTTCGCGCACGCCGCAGCGGTCGCGGTCGCCGAAGCACCGGCCAAGGCGTACAACCCGCTCTTCATCTACGGCGACTCCGGACTCGGCAAGACACACCTCCTGCACGCGATCGGCCACTACGCCGAGAGCCTCTACCCGGGGATCCGGGTGCGGTACGTGTCGAGTGAGGAGTTCACCAACGACTTCATCAACTCGATCGCGAACAACCGCTCGAACCAGTTCCAGCAGCGCTACCGCGACATCGACATCCTGCTGATCGACGACATCCAGTTCCTGCAGGGCAAGGACTCCACGCAAGAGGCCTTCTTCCACACGTTCAACACGTTGCACGACCACAACAAGCAGGTCGTGATCACCTCGGACGTCGCGCCGAAGCACCTCACCGGGTTCGAGGACCGGATGCGCTCGCGTTTCGAGTGGGGCCTCATCACCGACGTGCAGGCGCCCGAGCTCGAGACCCGCATCGCGATCCTCCGCAAGAAGGCGCAGTCCGACCACCTGCAGGTGCCGGACGACATCCTCGAGTTCATGGCGTCGAAGGTCTCGAGCAACATCCGGGAGCTCGAGGGGACGCTCATCCGGGTCACCGCGTTCGCGAGCCTCAACCGGACGGCCGTCGACATGGCGCTCGTGCAGACGGTCCTGAAGGACCTGATCACCCTCGACGACGACAACGTCGTGGCGCCGACGGACATCATCAACCACACCGCGGAGTACTTCAAGCTCTCCGTCGACGACCTCTACGGGTCCTCCCGCTCGCAGGCGATCGCGACCGCCCGACAGATCGCGATGTACCTCTGCCGTGAGCTGACGAGTCTGTCCCTGCCCAAGATCGGGCAGCTGTTCGGCAACCGCGACCACACCACGGTCATGTACGCGAACAAGAAGATCACCGAGCTCATGAAGGAGCGGCGGTCGATCTACAACCAGGTCACCGAGCTCACCAGTCGCATCAAGCAGGACCGCCGCTACCGCTGA
- the dnaN gene encoding DNA polymerase III subunit beta, with the protein MKFEVNRDVFSEAVSFAVKLLPQRTTLPILSGVLIHAEGDRLTLSSFDYEVSAQTSITAQIDDAGTVLVSGRLLNDIASRLPNAPVTFTTEDSKISVSCGSAHFTLLSMPVEEYPTLPEIGAQTGVIPGDAFSEAVSQVAVAASRDDVTPVITGVQLEVSDHDLSLIATDRYRVAVRTIQWDSGRSGETDTAPLHALVPARTLQEVGRTFGSASTVSVSISGSSERELIAFHADDKTVTSLLIKGNYPPVRRLFPDTVEDHAVINTAELVEAVRRVSLVLEREAALRFSFTVDGLTLEAIGSEQAQASESISALLTGEETVVSLKPAFLLDGLNAVHSEFVRISFTKTENPNKPGPVLITGQTSQEAPAADGYRYLLQPNLLLR; encoded by the coding sequence GTGAAGTTCGAGGTCAACCGGGACGTCTTCTCCGAAGCCGTCTCATTCGCGGTGAAGCTCCTCCCACAGCGCACGACCCTCCCGATCCTGTCGGGTGTCCTCATCCACGCCGAGGGCGATCGGCTCACGCTGTCGTCGTTCGACTACGAGGTCTCGGCGCAGACGTCCATCACGGCGCAGATCGACGACGCGGGCACCGTACTGGTCTCGGGCCGACTCCTCAACGACATCGCGAGCCGCCTGCCGAACGCCCCGGTCACCTTCACCACCGAGGACTCGAAGATCTCGGTCAGCTGCGGGTCCGCCCACTTCACCCTGCTGTCGATGCCGGTCGAGGAGTACCCGACCCTCCCGGAGATCGGTGCACAGACCGGTGTCATCCCCGGCGACGCCTTCTCCGAGGCGGTCTCGCAGGTCGCCGTCGCAGCCAGCCGCGACGACGTCACCCCGGTCATCACCGGCGTGCAGCTCGAGGTCAGCGACCACGACCTCTCACTCATCGCGACCGACCGCTACCGCGTCGCCGTGCGCACGATCCAGTGGGACTCCGGCCGCTCCGGCGAAACCGACACCGCACCGCTGCACGCACTCGTGCCGGCACGCACCCTGCAGGAAGTCGGCCGCACGTTCGGCTCGGCGTCCACCGTCTCGGTCTCGATCAGCGGCTCGTCCGAGCGCGAGCTCATCGCGTTCCACGCCGACGACAAGACCGTGACGTCGCTGCTCATCAAGGGCAACTACCCGCCGGTCCGCCGGCTCTTCCCCGATACCGTCGAGGACCACGCGGTGATCAACACCGCGGAACTCGTCGAAGCGGTCCGACGGGTCTCCCTCGTCCTGGAGCGCGAAGCAGCGCTCCGGTTCTCCTTCACGGTCGACGGGCTCACGCTCGAGGCGATCGGTTCCGAACAAGCGCAGGCGTCAGAGTCGATCAGTGCGTTGCTGACCGGTGAGGAAACGGTGGTCTCCCTGAAGCCCGCCTTCCTCCTGGACGGGTTGAATGCGGTGCACTCCGAATTCGTCCGCATCTCCTTCACCAAGACGGAGAACCCCAACAAGCCGGGACCGGTGCTCATCACCGGCCAGACCTCGCAAGAGGCGCCGGCTGCGGACGGATACCGGTACCTGCTGCAGCCCAATCTCCTGCTGCGGTAA
- the gnd gene encoding phosphogluconate dehydrogenase (NAD(+)-dependent, decarboxylating) — MHIGLVGLGRMGNNMRARLRNAGIEVTGYDANPAVSDVASLADLAAALPEGQKLVWVMVPHGKITDDVITELAGVLAEGDLVIDGGNSKWLDDTVHAEQLGAKGIRYMDAGVSGGVWGKDNGYGLMVGGDVKDVEFAMPVFDALRPEGPREEGFSHAGPIGAGHYAKMVHNGIEYAIMQAYGEGFELLEAKDIIHDVPAVFAGWQRGTVVRSWLLDLMVLALNEDPKLDELEGYVEDSGEGRWTLEEGIELAVPMPALSASIFARFVSRQGSASPTMKAVAALRNQFGGHAVKKA; from the coding sequence ATGCACATCGGTCTTGTCGGCCTCGGTCGCATGGGCAACAACATGCGTGCCCGTCTCCGCAACGCAGGCATCGAGGTCACCGGGTACGACGCGAACCCCGCCGTCTCCGATGTGGCCAGCCTCGCCGACCTCGCGGCAGCGCTTCCCGAGGGCCAGAAGCTCGTGTGGGTCATGGTCCCGCACGGCAAGATCACCGACGACGTGATCACCGAGCTCGCCGGCGTCCTCGCCGAGGGCGACCTGGTGATCGACGGTGGGAACTCGAAGTGGCTGGACGACACCGTCCACGCCGAGCAGCTCGGTGCCAAGGGCATCCGTTACATGGACGCCGGCGTCTCCGGTGGTGTCTGGGGCAAGGACAACGGCTACGGCCTCATGGTCGGCGGTGACGTCAAGGACGTCGAGTTCGCCATGCCGGTCTTCGACGCGCTCCGCCCCGAGGGCCCGCGTGAAGAGGGCTTCTCGCACGCCGGCCCGATCGGCGCCGGCCACTACGCGAAGATGGTCCACAACGGCATCGAGTACGCGATCATGCAGGCGTACGGCGAGGGCTTCGAGCTCCTCGAGGCCAAGGACATCATCCACGACGTCCCCGCCGTGTTCGCCGGCTGGCAGCGCGGCACGGTCGTGCGCTCCTGGCTGCTCGACCTCATGGTGCTCGCCCTCAACGAGGACCCGAAGCTCGACGAGCTCGAGGGCTACGTCGAGGACTCGGGCGAGGGCCGTTGGACGCTCGAAGAGGGCATCGAGCTCGCGGTGCCGATGCCCGCGCTCTCGGCGTCGATCTTCGCGCGCTTCGTCTCGCGTCAGGGCAGCGCGTCCCCGACGATGAAGGCCGTCGCGGCGCTCCGCAACCAGTTCGGCGGACACGCCGTCAAGAAGGCGTAG
- the recF gene encoding DNA replication/repair protein RecF yields the protein MHVDNLQLTDFRNYREADVDLARGPNLFVGRNGQGKTNLVEAIGYLSTLGSHRVPTDAALVRQGCDAAIVRARLAHEDRSILAEVQINRTGANRAQVNRAAIKPRELPRYCTSVLFAPEDLALVRGEPAGRRRMLDELLGQIAPRMQGVLADYDRTLRQRNTLLKTARATGAKAGALATLDVWDERLVAFGSEIVAARDHLTRRLAPFVAEAYATVAGERHEASISGVLSVRGDDPELADGTGSTAGTPDEPVTIAAVADAFRAALERRRRDELDRGLTLVGPHRDDVLFQLNGLPARGYASHGESWSFALAVQLASASILRAESNLGDPIIILDDVFAELDESRRERLAGAVADYEQVLITAAVFGDVPEQLAAHTVRIEAGTIVTEADVTEADVTEAGA from the coding sequence GTGCACGTCGACAATCTCCAGCTCACCGACTTCCGGAACTACCGGGAGGCGGACGTCGACCTCGCACGCGGGCCGAACCTGTTCGTCGGACGCAACGGCCAGGGCAAGACGAACCTGGTCGAGGCGATCGGGTACCTGTCGACCCTCGGCTCGCACCGGGTGCCCACCGATGCCGCGCTCGTCCGCCAGGGCTGTGACGCGGCGATCGTCCGGGCCCGGCTCGCGCACGAGGACCGGAGCATCCTCGCCGAGGTGCAGATCAACCGGACCGGCGCGAACCGTGCGCAGGTCAACCGTGCGGCGATCAAGCCGCGCGAACTCCCGCGCTACTGCACGAGCGTGCTCTTCGCTCCCGAGGACCTGGCACTCGTCCGTGGCGAGCCGGCCGGCCGGCGCCGCATGCTCGACGAGCTGCTCGGCCAGATCGCGCCGCGGATGCAGGGCGTCCTCGCGGACTACGACCGGACGCTCCGCCAGCGGAACACCCTGCTGAAGACCGCGCGGGCGACCGGTGCGAAGGCCGGCGCCCTCGCGACGCTCGACGTCTGGGACGAGCGGCTCGTGGCGTTCGGCTCGGAGATCGTCGCCGCCCGTGACCACCTCACGCGTCGCCTCGCACCGTTCGTCGCCGAGGCCTACGCGACGGTCGCCGGCGAGCGGCACGAGGCCTCGATCTCCGGCGTGCTGAGCGTCCGGGGCGACGATCCCGAACTCGCGGACGGCACGGGATCCACGGCCGGCACACCCGACGAACCGGTCACGATCGCGGCCGTCGCCGATGCCTTCCGCGCAGCGCTCGAGCGTCGCCGGCGGGACGAGCTGGACCGCGGGCTGACCCTGGTCGGACCGCACCGCGACGACGTGCTCTTCCAACTGAACGGGTTACCGGCCCGCGGGTACGCCAGTCACGGGGAGTCGTGGTCGTTCGCGCTCGCCGTCCAGCTCGCCAGCGCCTCGATCCTCCGCGCCGAGTCGAACCTGGGCGACCCGATCATCATCCTCGACGACGTCTTCGCCGAACTCGACGAATCGCGCCGCGAACGCCTGGCCGGAGCGGTTGCCGACTACGAGCAGGTGCTCATCACCGCAGCGGTGTTCGGTGACGTGCCGGAACAGCTGGCCGCACACACGGTGCGGATCGAGGCGGGGACGATCGTCACGGAAGCCGACGTGACGGAAGCCGACGTGACGGAAGCCGGCGCCTGA
- a CDS encoding DciA family protein: MPKPSKPTEPSRVYRHLRAVFGDPSKRGVDARRRRMSALDPDSVPYGRGREPKGLADVVGSLAQELGWTEPLARSELFVDWPAVVGDELAKHSRPMTIDDGALVIRCDSTAWATQLRLMRSTITTTIAERHPEAGVESIRVSGPDAPTWKRGPRTVQGRGPRDTYG, translated from the coding sequence ATGCCGAAGCCATCCAAGCCGACCGAGCCCTCGCGGGTCTACCGCCACCTCCGCGCCGTCTTCGGCGACCCCTCCAAGCGCGGCGTCGACGCTCGTCGCCGACGCATGAGCGCGCTCGACCCCGACTCCGTCCCCTACGGCCGCGGTCGCGAACCGAAGGGCCTCGCCGACGTCGTCGGTTCGCTCGCCCAGGAACTCGGCTGGACCGAGCCGCTCGCCCGTTCGGAACTCTTCGTCGACTGGCCCGCTGTGGTCGGCGACGAACTCGCGAAGCACTCCCGACCGATGACGATCGACGACGGTGCGCTGGTGATCCGGTGCGACTCCACGGCGTGGGCGACGCAGCTCCGGCTGATGCGCAGCACCATCACCACGACCATCGCCGAACGGCACCCGGAGGCAGGGGTGGAATCGATCCGGGTTTCCGGGCCTGACGCCCCCACCTGGAAACGCGGCCCCAGGACGGTCCAGGGGCGCGGTCCTCGCGACACCTACGGTTGA
- the gyrB gene encoding DNA topoisomerase (ATP-hydrolyzing) subunit B, protein MTSGSDDDRQNSSGQATPQSDPAYGADQIQVLEGLEAVRKRPGMYIGSTGPRGLHHLVQEIVDNSVDEALAGYCDTINVTIREDGGVRVVDNGRGIPVGIHAAEGVSTVQVVLTVLHAGGKFGGGAYAVSGGLHGVGSSVVNALSSELDVEVRQQGHVWRQSYTDGVPVAPLSKDEASDEHGTTITFWPNAEIFESVVFDYETLRTRFQQMAFLNKGLRITLQDERTPDEGEEARQDSFRYERGLADYVEYLNSQKKADLVNPDVIGFEAEDPERKIALEVAMQWNTSYQESVHTFANTINTHEGGTHEEGFRAALTSLVNKYAREAKIIKEKDDNLTGDDIREGLTAVISVKLGEPQFEGQTKTKLGNTEAKSFVQRVVGTELTHWFESNPTQARDVVRKAIQASQARLAARKARETTRRKGLLESGGMPGKLKDCQSKDPTLSEIFMVEGDSAGGSAVQGRNPMTQAILPLRGKILNVEKARLDRALANQEIQSMITAFGAGIGEDFDADKARYHKIVLMADADVDGQHITTLLLTLLFRYMRPLIERGYVYLAQPPLYRIKWSNSAHEYVFSDRERDALMQAGLAAGKRIPKDNGIQRYKGLGEMDYKELWDTTMNPDTRTLLQVTLEDAAAVDSVFATLMGEDVESRRQFIQQNAKDVRFLDI, encoded by the coding sequence ATGACATCCGGATCTGACGACGACCGACAGAACTCGTCCGGCCAGGCGACCCCGCAGAGCGATCCAGCGTACGGCGCAGACCAGATCCAGGTGCTCGAGGGACTCGAAGCCGTCCGCAAGCGTCCGGGCATGTACATCGGGTCCACGGGTCCGCGCGGTCTGCACCACCTCGTGCAGGAGATCGTCGACAACTCCGTCGACGAAGCACTCGCGGGCTACTGCGACACCATCAACGTCACGATCCGCGAAGACGGCGGCGTCCGCGTGGTCGACAACGGCCGTGGCATCCCCGTCGGGATCCACGCCGCCGAGGGCGTCTCGACCGTCCAGGTCGTCCTGACCGTCCTGCACGCCGGCGGCAAGTTCGGCGGCGGCGCGTACGCGGTGTCCGGTGGTCTGCACGGTGTCGGTTCCTCCGTCGTGAACGCGCTCTCGAGCGAGCTCGACGTCGAGGTCCGCCAGCAGGGCCACGTCTGGCGCCAGAGCTACACCGACGGCGTCCCCGTCGCGCCCCTGTCGAAGGACGAAGCGTCCGACGAGCACGGCACGACGATCACCTTCTGGCCGAACGCCGAGATCTTCGAGTCGGTCGTCTTCGACTACGAGACGCTCCGCACCCGCTTCCAGCAGATGGCCTTCCTCAACAAGGGCCTCCGGATCACGCTGCAGGACGAGCGCACCCCGGACGAAGGGGAAGAGGCCCGTCAGGACTCCTTCCGCTACGAGCGCGGCCTCGCCGACTACGTCGAGTACCTCAACTCGCAGAAGAAGGCCGACCTCGTCAACCCGGACGTCATCGGCTTCGAGGCCGAGGACCCGGAGCGCAAGATCGCGCTCGAGGTCGCGATGCAGTGGAACACCTCCTACCAGGAGAGCGTCCACACCTTCGCGAACACGATCAACACGCACGAGGGCGGGACCCACGAAGAGGGCTTCCGCGCCGCGCTCACCTCGCTCGTCAACAAGTACGCGCGCGAGGCGAAGATCATCAAGGAGAAGGACGACAACCTCACGGGTGACGACATCCGTGAAGGTCTGACGGCCGTCATCTCCGTGAAGCTCGGCGAGCCGCAGTTCGAGGGCCAGACCAAGACGAAGCTCGGCAACACCGAGGCGAAGTCGTTCGTGCAGCGCGTCGTCGGCACCGAGCTCACCCACTGGTTCGAGAGCAACCCGACGCAGGCCCGCGACGTCGTCCGCAAGGCGATCCAGGCCTCGCAGGCACGGCTCGCCGCCCGCAAGGCGCGTGAGACCACCCGCCGCAAGGGCCTCCTCGAGTCGGGTGGCATGCCCGGCAAGCTCAAGGACTGCCAGTCGAAGGACCCGACGCTCTCCGAGATCTTCATGGTCGAGGGTGACTCCGCCGGCGGGTCCGCCGTGCAGGGCCGCAACCCGATGACGCAGGCGATCCTGCCGCTCCGCGGCAAGATCCTCAACGTCGAGAAGGCGCGTCTCGACCGTGCCCTGGCCAACCAGGAGATCCAGTCGATGATCACGGCGTTCGGCGCCGGCATCGGCGAGGACTTCGACGCGGACAAGGCCCGGTACCACAAGATCGTGCTGATGGCCGATGCCGACGTCGACGGCCAGCACATCACGACGCTGCTCCTCACCCTGCTGTTCCGCTACATGCGGCCGCTCATCGAGCGCGGCTACGTGTACCTCGCCCAGCCGCCGCTGTACCGGATCAAGTGGTCGAACTCGGCGCACGAGTACGTGTTCAGCGACCGCGAGCGCGACGCGCTCATGCAGGCCGGTCTCGCCGCCGGCAAGCGCATCCCGAAGGACAACGGGATCCAGCGCTACAAGGGTCTCGGTGAGATGGACTACAAGGAACTCTGGGACACCACGATGAACCCGGACACCCGGACGCTCCTGCAGGTCACGCTCGAGGACGCCGCCGCGGTGGACAGCGTGTTCGCGACGCTGATGGGCGAGGACGTCGAGTCCCGTCGCCAGTTCATCCAGCAGAACGCCAAGGACGTCCGGTTCTTGGACATCTGA